A genomic window from Carassius auratus strain Wakin chromosome 45, ASM336829v1, whole genome shotgun sequence includes:
- the LOC113063253 gene encoding serine/threonine-protein kinase MRCK beta-like isoform X2 — translation MYSEYILIVCSTHDFLESTQAVQSLHGSGRGAGTLGRDREIKKLNEEIDRLKKKLADSDRLEHQLEEAVTLRQDFESSSSKLKALDKQVKALKLEKEDIHKQLVESLDRLKSQTKELKDAHQQRKLAMQEFSELNERMAELRSQKQRLSRQLRDKEEEMEVVMQKIDAMRQDIRKTEKARKELESQLEDACAEASKERKLREHSESLL, via the exons ATGTATTCTGAGTATATACTGATTGTTTGTTCCACACATGATTTTCTAGAATCCACTCAGGCTGTTCAGTCCCTCCATGGCTCTGGGCGTGGGGCCGGCACACTTGGTCGTGATCGAGAGATTAAAAAACTCAATGAGGAAATCGATCGGCTAAAAAAGAAACTGGCAG ACTCTGATAGGCTGGAGCACCAGCTCGAGGAGGCAGTGACTCTTCGACAGGACTTTGAAAGTTCCTCCTCCAAACTAAAGGCACTGGACAAGCAAGTTAAAGCTCTAAAGCTGGAGAAAGAGGATATCCATAAG CAACTGGTGGAGTCTCTGGATCGCCTGAAGTCTCAGACCAAGGAGCTGAAGGACGCCCACCAGCAGAGGAAGCTGGCCATGCAGGAGTTTTCGGAGCTGAACGAGCGCATGGCCGAGCTGCGCTCACAGAAACAGCGTCTGTCGAGACAGCTGCGGGACAAGGAGGAGGAGATGGAGGTGGTGATGCAAAAGATCGACGCCATGCGCCAGGACATCCGCAAAACAGAGAAGGCCCGCAAAGAG ctGGAGTCTCAGCTGGAGGATGCGTGTGCCGAAGCCTCTAAGGAGCGCAAGCTCAGAGAGCACAGTGAAAGTCTACTCTAA
- the LOC113063253 gene encoding serine/threonine-protein kinase MRCK beta-like isoform X1, whose amino-acid sequence MYSEYILIVCSTHDFLESTQAVQSLHGSGRGAGTLGRDREIKKLNEEIDRLKKKLADSDRLEHQLEEAVTLRQDFESSSSKLKALDKQVKALKLEKEDIHKQLVESLDRLKSQTKELKDAHQQRKLAMQEFSELNERMAELRSQKQRLSRQLRDKEEEMEVVMQKIDAMRQDIRKTEKARKEGLSIRKTYLCCMCHPGILNLCRAVLITPHHHVHTPEADGGHSQMKIRPCNAPHF is encoded by the exons ATGTATTCTGAGTATATACTGATTGTTTGTTCCACACATGATTTTCTAGAATCCACTCAGGCTGTTCAGTCCCTCCATGGCTCTGGGCGTGGGGCCGGCACACTTGGTCGTGATCGAGAGATTAAAAAACTCAATGAGGAAATCGATCGGCTAAAAAAGAAACTGGCAG ACTCTGATAGGCTGGAGCACCAGCTCGAGGAGGCAGTGACTCTTCGACAGGACTTTGAAAGTTCCTCCTCCAAACTAAAGGCACTGGACAAGCAAGTTAAAGCTCTAAAGCTGGAGAAAGAGGATATCCATAAG CAACTGGTGGAGTCTCTGGATCGCCTGAAGTCTCAGACCAAGGAGCTGAAGGACGCCCACCAGCAGAGGAAGCTGGCCATGCAGGAGTTTTCGGAGCTGAACGAGCGCATGGCCGAGCTGCGCTCACAGAAACAGCGTCTGTCGAGACAGCTGCGGGACAAGGAGGAGGAGATGGAGGTGGTGATGCAAAAGATCGACGCCATGCGCCAGGACATCCGCAAAACAGAGAAGGCCCGCAAAGAG GGGCTTTCAATCAGGAAGACGTATTTATGCTGCATGTGTCATCCTGGTATCCTGAACCTGTGCCGTGCAGTGCTTATTACTCCGCATCATCATGTTCACACCCCCGAGGCTGACGGAGGACACAGTCAGATGAAAATAAGGCCATGCAATGCTCCACATTTTTGA
- the LOC113063246 gene encoding spermatogenesis-defective protein 39 homolog, translating to MTRAKPEDDEYWNSSKFKAFTFDDEDDEFSQLKESKRAVNSILVGDDDDDEDDVERVSWSGEPVGSISWSVKETASSIRSGSEQSFPKIDTTPSLSKQGSGYSLSSLFKAKSKPGAFQSFSESFSDTSSRTYAPELRKPKSEGKDFVSDLSPEETVRRMQKGRAFSLEKFRSLQDKLLLLDEAVAVYDGNIITAVLIFLKKSLSKEILFRELMARDVALRHYVHYLKEMGEQKLLVELLKALGRTEDMALMHYKEHLNIKDEGRRRDFLKSCLSLPFSQDDATHVQDHYTLLERQIIIEASDKKADGEIFKKFPRKASILNMPIITTLYYSCFYHYGESEGTFSSPSNIRKTFRISEKQYILTALGARAKLRSWFDVDSLFNTKNWLGYTKKRSPIGFHRVVDILHKNSAPVNVLQEYVNLIDDPDLKLSGALKYKCHDIVINIYRDLKDRQQLIVYREKLERDSPEYRKIQQLLNNVQIRWKN from the exons atgacACGGGCCAAACCAGAGGATGATGAGTACTGGAACAGCTCCAAATTTAAAGCGTTCACGTTTGATGATGAAGACGACGAGTTTTCACAG CTGAAAGAGTCCAAACGGGCCGTGAACAGCATCCTGgtgggtgatgatgatgatgatgaggatgatgttGAGAGAGTCAGCTGGAGTGGGGAGCCTGTGGGAA GCATCTCATGGTCTGTGAAGGAAACCGCCTCCAGTATCCGCTCGGGCAGTGAGCAGAGCTTCCCCAAAATAGACACCACTCCATCACTGTCCAAACAGGGGTCTGGATACTCCCTGAGCTCCCTGTTTAAAG CGAAGAGCAAACCTGGTGCTTTCCAGTCCTTCTCTGAGT CTTTTAGTGACACATCTTCTAGAACATACGCACCAGAACTGAGGAAGCCCAAGTCAGAAGGAAAG GATTTTGTGAGTGACCTGAGTCCAGAGGAAACCGTGAGGAGAATGCAGAAAGGACGG GCATTTTCTCTAGAAAAGTTCCGCTCTCTTCAGGACAAACTTCTTCTGCTGGATGAAGCAGTCGCTGTTTATGATGGCAACATCATCACTGCT GTcttgatatttttaaaaaagtcattAAGTAAAG AAATCCTCTTTCGCGAGTTAATGGCGAGGGATGTGGCTTTGCGTCATTATGTTCACTATTTAAAAGAGATGGGAGAGCAAAAGCTTTTGGTCGAGTTACTGAA GGCTCTGGGCAGGACAGAAGATATGGCG TTGATGCATTACAAAGAACACTTAAATATTAAAGATGAAGGTCGAAGAAGAGACTTCCTTAAGAGCTGCCTCAG CCTTCCTTTCTCTCAAGATGACGCCACTCACGTTCAAGACCACTATACACTCCTCGAGAGGCAGATCATCATAGAG GCTAGTGACAAGAAGGCAGATGGAGAAATCTTTAAGAAGTTCCCTAGAAAAGCGTCCATCCTTAATATGCCAATCATCACCACACTGTACTACTCCTGCTTTTACCATTACGGAGAGTCCGAG GGAACTTTTAGCAGCCCTTCGAACATTCGAAAAACTTTCCGG ATTTCAGAAAAGCAGTACATTCTCACGGCTCTTGGCGCCAGAGCGAAGCTGAGGTCCTGGTTTGATGTGGATAGTCTGTTCAACACCAAGAACTGGCTGGGATACACCAAGAAAAGATCTCCCATTGGCTTCCACAGAGTGGTGGACATCCTGCATAAGAACAGCGCCCCTGTAAAC GTGCTGCAGGAGTACGTGAACCTCATCGACGACCCAGACCTCAAACTCAGCGGGGCTCTGAAATATAAATGCCACGACATCGTCATTAAC ATATACAGAGACCTGAAGGACCGGCAGCAGCTTATTGTTTACAGAGAGAAGCTAGAACGAGACTCGCCTGAATACAGGAAGATCCAGCAACTCCTTAATAATGTG cAAATCAGATGGAAAAACTGA